From a single Lytechinus variegatus isolate NC3 chromosome 9, Lvar_3.0, whole genome shotgun sequence genomic region:
- the LOC121421197 gene encoding uncharacterized protein LOC121421197 — protein sequence MESRNNEQRTPESEVRRALNKKAAKEYQVPYGTLRDKVAGRTPAEVLRYGPRPFLTTNEETEIVNWAVKMGRVGFGQKMEDIQNVVKRMMEKEKRTNPFVANRPGRRWWTSFRARNPKLVFRKAQSVGKERTAVTKNRIDRWFEDLEKYLEEHNARSILEEPSRIFNADESGFPLGGRLNDRVLALKGEKVVQQFKNSEKGQVTVLVTVCAEGSFLPPMIVLPGRHNGAAYKGAPRSAFFARTKNGWMDSKAFYGFIANLFQPFLAQKKVPLPALLLVDGLSAHQTLEVAKLCEGNGILLYRFPPNATHILQPCDVSVFRSLKSSWNRAEQLFRFRHPGDYVTKTTFATVFADAWREILQKPSIAASGFRAAGIFPFTKRYNSALLRTAELYHFVDTPQEGITPVNDAFIPESDDMRSSQPDEPEDDIPSSSSAHLGHGGDMVMDPYRIHDLPPCHERPLNEAFIAPSLDECLVYPEIEVSNQRRRKEQLPEAISGEEFIRFVTERENKREEEERKRQRKEEREQKRVEKEKQKEVQKEQRERRKQELEKKKMDREIRVREKLKQMNEMRSKKDRQEKEKEAEKTSENGKTKNKKIGGKSKEKSIRVDDDTEDDVYVCPECLTSNDIQWIGCDFCMVWVHHKCSTLSECPIEEIHKYQFRCNFC from the exons ATGGAATCAAGAAACAATGAACAACGCACTCCGGAGAGTGAGGTTAGGAGAGCTCTCAATAAAAAGGCGGCCAAAGAATATCAGGTCCCATACGGGACATTACGGGACAAAGTAGCCGGAAGGACACCAGCAGAGGTTTTACGGTATGGTCCTCGCCCATTTCTCACAACGAACGAGGAAACAGAGATAGTCAACTGGGCAGTAAAGATGGGACGTGTTGGCTTCGGTCAGAAAATGGAAGACATCCAGAAC GTTGTGAAGAGAATGATGGAAAAGGAGAAACGGACGAACCCTTTCGTGGCCAATAGACCGGGCAGACGGTGGTGGACAAGTTTCCGCGCCCGGAACCCGAAGCTGGTGTTCCGCAAGGCCCAATCAGTTGGCAAAGAAAGAACAGCCGTGACAAAAAACAGGATAGATAG ATGGTTTGAAGACCTGGAGAAATACTTGGAGGAACATAATGCCCGGAGCATTCTGGAGGAACCAAGCAGGATCTTTAACGCAGATGAGTCCGGCTTTCCGCTTGGAGGACGTTTGAATGACAGAGTACTCGCACTGAAGGGGGAAAAAGTCGTGCAGCAGTTTAAAAACTCTGAAAAAGGACAGGTGACGGTGTTGGTAACTGTTTGCGCGGAGGGCAGCTTTTTGCCACCCATGATAGTGTTGCCAGGGAGGCATAATGGAGCAGCTTACAAAGGTGCGCCAAGGAGTGCTTTCTTTGCTCGAACCAAAAACGGCTGGATGGACAGCAAGGCCTTTTACGGCTTTATTGCTAACCTATTCCAGCCATTTTTGGCTCAAAAGAAAGTGCCCCTTCCTGCGCTCTTGCTCGTGGATGGTCTTTCCGCGCATCAGACGTTGGAGGTGGCGAAGCTTTGCGAAGGGAATGGTATACTCTTGTATCGATTCCCTCCCAATGCGACGCACATTCTCCAACCGTGTGATGTGTCGGTATTTAGATCCCTGAAGTCATCCTGGAACAGGGCCGAGCAGCTGTTCCGTTTCCGCCACCCTGGCGACTACGTCACGAAAACCACCTTTGCGACAGTTTTCGCTGACGCTTGGCGAGAAATTCTGCAAAAGCCGAGCATTGCTGCGTCAGGATTTCGAGCAGCAGGGATTTTCCCATTTACGAAGCGGTATAATTCTGCCTTACTTAGAACAGCAGAATTATACCACTTCGTCGATACCCCTCAAGAAGGGATCACTCCAGTGAATGACGCGTTCATTCCGGAGAGTGACGATATGAGGTCTTCTCAACCAGATGAGCCAGAAGATGACattccatcatcatcttctgcTCATCTGGGACATGGAGGGGACATGGTCATGGATCCTTACAGGATCCATGACCTTCCTCCATGTCATGAAAGACCTCTAAACGAGGCATTCATCGCTCCATCTCTCGATGAATGCCTCGTTTACCCAGAAATCGAGGTTTCTAATCAGCGGAGGCGTAAGGAACAATTGCCAGAGGCAATTTCAGGAGAAGAATTCATTAGGTTtgtgacagagagagagaataagagagaggaagaggagagGAAAAGACAGAGAAAGGAGGAGAGAGAACAAAAGAGAGTGGAAAAAGAGAAGCAAAAAGAAGTACAAAAGGAACAGAGAGAAAGACGGAAACAGGAgcttgaaaagaaaaagatggaTCGTGAGATAAGAGTGAGAGAGAAGTTGAagcaaatgaatgaaatgagaaGTAAGAAAGATAGacaggagaaagagaaagaggcaGAGAAAACGTCAGAGAATGGGAAGACAAAAAACAAGAAGATAGGTGGGAAGAGTAAGGAGAAGAGTATAAGAGTGGACGATGACACAGAAGATGATGTATATGTATGCCCTGAATGTTTGACAAGTAACGATATTCAGTGGATTGGTTGCGACTTTTGTATGGTGTGGGTCCACCACAAATGTTCCACCCTTTCTGAGTGTCCTATTGAGGAAATTCATAAATACCAATTTAGATGCAATTTCTgttaa